GCCGGGGTCGCCGCCGCGGAGGTGGGCAAGGATCTCGACGATCGCCGCGAGGTGGTTCGGGTACTCGGCGAACAGGTCGAGGTTGCCCTCGATCGAGGCGCGCAGGCGGGCCGCATAGCTCTCGTGGGCCTCGATGCGGGGGCGGATGTACCCCTCCGCGAGCCGCATCACCTCGGCGACGACCTCGCGCATCAGGTCGTCCCGCCCGTCGAAGTGGTAGGAGATCATCCCTGTGCTGCTCAGCCCGGCGCGCTCGGCGATCTTCGCGAACGAGGCCCGGTGGTACCCGACATCGGCGATGACCTCGATCGCCGCGGCGACGATCTGAGCCCGGCGGCCCGTCTCGGTGAAGGAAGGCTTGGTCTTGCGTGCCACCTTTTGCTTGGATGCACTATTCCTTGCTTGCATGAGCAAGAAGGTAGCGGGGTTTGCTCACCCGAGCAAGAAGGTGAGAGTGCGGCTGTCCGCGGTACGGGCATGGGCGGTGCGGGGCAGCGCGGACGCCTGCGCCGCACAATGGGGAGTGGCCGCACATCCAGGCGTCTCCCGGGGACTTGGCCGCCACCGCCGGGAGAGGACCCTCTCCCCCGGACGACTTACGACGCCGCCTTACTCGCCAAAGCCGGAGGGCCGGGTGCCGTACTCAGGGGCCTCCCGTACCGGCAGCCCCCGCAGCAGGCTGTCCAGGAAGAGATCGAAGCGAAGCGGCGCGTCGCCGAGAAGACGCCGCTCCTGCGCACCGAGCCAGGTGACGAGCACGGTTCCGAACACGTACCAGCTCTGCTCGGCCGACTCGGAGTCCGCGCCGCCCGCACGGAACGCCGCGATGACGGCGTCCCGCATCTTGAAGAAGCCGCGTGTGTGCCGGTGGGGCCGGGAGATACGGGTGGCGTAGCCGGGAGTCGCAAGGAACTCGTCATGCGCGGCCCAGGCGAGACGCCCCAGCCACGCACGCCAATTGCCCGGCGTGGGCGCATCGGCGGGAACGATGCGGTCGATCAGCGTCTCACTGATCAGGTCGATGACGCCCTCCCGCCCCTGAACCCAGCGGTAGAGGGCGGAGTGCGAGACCCCGAGCCGGGCCGCCAACTGCCGCATGGACAGCGACTCCAGGTCGCCGGAGGCGAGCGCAGCCTCCACGATCGCCCCCCTGCTCAGCCGCGCAGGCGGGCCGGGCCGCTTACCAGGACCAGTCATGCTCCGGACCTTACCGACCTGGCGGGGGCTCCCGCTGACGGCCACCCCAGCCATGACGGCAGCCCCTGACGGTGGCGCGCCACTTGTCGGCGACGACTCCCTTGTCGGCGACTCCCCTGCCGGCGACTCCCCTGCCGGCGACTCCCCGCATCTTGGTGACCAATGGTCTCTATTGAGTTAGGCTCACCTTACTTACTTCTGCTTCTCCGGTTTCTCCGTGCCGAAAGGAGGGAGTGCTGTGTCCGTACGCACGGAAAATGACGCGCGCCCCCGCAAGGACACGACCAGGCACCCCGCGAGGACCGTCGCACCCCCCGCGCTGCTCCTGCTGCTCGCCTGTGGTGCGCTGTTCCTGGTCATCTTCGACGCCACGATCGTCTCCGTCGCCCTGCCCGCGGTCGGCTCCGAACTCGGCTTCGGCAATGCGGGACTGGGCTGGGTGGTGAACGCCTACACGCTGACCTTCGCCGGTTTCCTGCTGCTCGGCGGGCGATTAGCCGACCTCTTCGGCACCCGTCTACTGCTGGTGACAGGCCTTGTGATCTTCACCCTGGGCAATGTGTGGTCCGGCCTCGCCGGCGGCCCGGTGCAGTTGGTGACCGCCCGCGCCGTGCAGGGCATCGGCGGGGCGCTGCTGATGCCCGCGACGCTGATCGTCGTGCACCAGGCGTACCGCGACCCCGTACGACGTGCCCGCGCGCTGAGCCTGTGGAGCATGGTCGGCGCGGTCGGCTCCGCCGCCGGAACGGTGTTGGGCGGGGCCCTCACCGACACGCTCGGCTGGCGCTCGGTGTTCTGGGTCAAGGTCCCCCTCGGCTTTGTCATCGCCATGGCCGGATGGCTGGTACTGCCCCGCCGGTCAGCCTCCACCGAACCGGGTGCAGGGCGCCGTTCCGTCGACGTGCTCGGGGCGTTCCTGGTGACAGCCGGTCTCGCCGCCCTCATCTACGGCGTCGTGACGGTCCGCGCGCCCGGCACGCGCGGTGCGGCGTTGGCGGCCCTGGCCGGAGCCGTGACGCTGCTCGCGCTCTTCCTCGTCCATCAAGGCCGCTGGGCCCGCGAACCCCTCGTACCACTGCGCATCTTCACCTACCGGTCGGTCAGCAGCGCCAACGCCGTCATCTTCGGTTTGGGCGTCGCCTACCTCGCCAGTCCCGTACTGCTCGCGCTCTATCTGCAACAGGTGCTCCACTACAGCCCCACTCGCGCGGGGTTCGGCTTCCTGCCGACCGCCTTCGCCGTGATGATCGGCGCTCACCTGTCCGGGCGCCTGACCCCGCGCTGGGGCACCCGCCGCACCGCTGCCGCGGGGACAGCCGTCTCGGCCGCCGGCTTCCTCTGGCTGTCGGGGATCGGAGCCCACAGCGCGTTCCTGGCGGACATCGCGCTGCCCGCGTTGCTGTTCGGCCTCGGCGCCGGCCTCGCGTTCACGCCCATCACCGTGGCCGCCACCAGCGGCATCGACCCTTCGATGACCGGGCTCGCCTCGGGCCTGCTCAACACGACCCGGCAGGTGGCCACGGCACTCGGCATCGCCGTCCTCACCACCCTCGCCGAGGCCCGCGGTGGAGCCCCCGGCTTCGCCCTGGCCTTCGCGGCGGCCGCGGCGACGGCCCTCCTCGCCTCCCTCGCCGCCGCGGTGTGGATGCCGCCCCGCGTCGAACCCCCGCGCTCCCCGGCCGCTTGAGAAAGGTGGCACCAGCAGGAGCGGCCTCGGGAGCAAGGCAGCCGGCTCAGCCGGCCCCGGCGGCGGCCCCTTCCGAGGAGCGCCGTCGGCCACGAGCGGTGCCGTCCGTCGGTGCTCGCCCCCGCAGCTGGTGCGTCAGCCGAGATCCAGCAACTGCTCGTAGAAGCCGCCGATTTCCCGTTCCGTGTCGATCAGGTGGATCTCCAGGATCCAGTGGCAGCGCCGGCCGGACTTGTCGGTGCGCCGCATCGGGGTGTCGTTGGCCGGGGTGATGTAGGACTCGGTGTCGGCACCGTCGATCTTCTCGTGCGGGAATTCTCCGACCAGGTGGCCCGCGTGCCATCCTCCGAGGGCCCAGCCGGCTTCGACGGCAAGGTCCTGGACGTGGGCGTACAGCTGCCTGCCGGTGATGTCCGGGGTGGCCTCGAAGGCGTGGCGTCCGGCCGCGAAGATCTTGGGCAGGTCGTCCCGCAGGCGGTGTTTGACGGGGTCGTCGCCCAGGACGTAGGTGCGGCCGAAGTCGGCTTCGTACTCCTCGAAGATCGGGCCGAAGTCGGCGAAGGCGATGTCGTCGGCGCCGATGGTGCGGTCCGGTGGGTTCTCCCGGTACGGCTGGAGGGTGTGGGGTCCGGAGCGGATGATCCGTTTGTGCCAGTGGCGGGTGGTGCCGAACATCTCGTTTGCCAGGTCGCGGACGCGGTCGCTGACCGCGCGCTCGCTC
This portion of the Streptomyces sp. 2114.4 genome encodes:
- a CDS encoding TetR/AcrR family transcriptional regulator, giving the protein MARKTKPSFTETGRRAQIVAAAIEVIADVGYHRASFAKIAERAGLSSTGMISYHFDGRDDLMREVVAEVMRLAEGYIRPRIEAHESYAARLRASIEGNLDLFAEYPNHLAAIVEILAHLRGGDPGMVAFLDSTEANLAVQVEQIRKAQRAGEFCDFDPWVMMRAIRAAIDDVVRRATHDPDLDVRAAGRELADLFDRATRNTS
- a CDS encoding MFS transporter — encoded protein: MSVRTENDARPRKDTTRHPARTVAPPALLLLLACGALFLVIFDATIVSVALPAVGSELGFGNAGLGWVVNAYTLTFAGFLLLGGRLADLFGTRLLLVTGLVIFTLGNVWSGLAGGPVQLVTARAVQGIGGALLMPATLIVVHQAYRDPVRRARALSLWSMVGAVGSAAGTVLGGALTDTLGWRSVFWVKVPLGFVIAMAGWLVLPRRSASTEPGAGRRSVDVLGAFLVTAGLAALIYGVVTVRAPGTRGAALAALAGAVTLLALFLVHQGRWAREPLVPLRIFTYRSVSSANAVIFGLGVAYLASPVLLALYLQQVLHYSPTRAGFGFLPTAFAVMIGAHLSGRLTPRWGTRRTAAAGTAVSAAGFLWLSGIGAHSAFLADIALPALLFGLGAGLAFTPITVAATSGIDPSMTGLASGLLNTTRQVATALGIAVLTTLAEARGGAPGFALAFAAAAATALLASLAAAVWMPPRVEPPRSPAA
- a CDS encoding TetR/AcrR family transcriptional regulator, with protein sequence MTGPGKRPGPPARLSRGAIVEAALASGDLESLSMRQLAARLGVSHSALYRWVQGREGVIDLISETLIDRIVPADAPTPGNWRAWLGRLAWAAHDEFLATPGYATRISRPHRHTRGFFKMRDAVIAAFRAGGADSESAEQSWYVFGTVLVTWLGAQERRLLGDAPLRFDLFLDSLLRGLPVREAPEYGTRPSGFGE
- a CDS encoding M24 family metallopeptidase → MANESVRAERLLEAQAKAEALFHEIAARGLVAPGESERAVSDRVRDLANEMFGTTRHWHKRIIRSGPHTLQPYRENPPDRTIGADDIAFADFGPIFEEYEADFGRTYVLGDDPVKHRLRDDLPKIFAAGRHAFEATPDITGRQLYAHVQDLAVEAGWALGGWHAGHLVGEFPHEKIDGADTESYITPANDTPMRRTDKSGRRCHWILEIHLIDTEREIGGFYEQLLDLG